A window of Blastomonas sp. SL216 contains these coding sequences:
- the metF gene encoding methylenetetrahydrofolate reductase, with protein sequence MTLSLKQLAEAREALGTPLFAGLAGDVEVSFEFFPPKTEKMEETLWDTLTTLAPLAPKFVSVTYGAGGSTRERTHATVARIAAETAIPAAAHLTCVDATRDEIDAIAQSYWDAGVRHIVALRGDPPRAGEKFSPHPGGYANAAELVKGLKQVAPFEISVAAYPETHPDADCADSDIDNLKRKIDAGADQAITQFFFSPEAFFRFRDAYAKAGITAPILPGILPVSNVATTRKIAGVCGTEIPQWMNDLFEGLDDHPTTRQLVAATVAAEMCRRLYSGGVRHFHFYTLNRAELSFAICHLLGLRAPKVAAAPVLQENAA encoded by the coding sequence ATGACTCTCTCTCTGAAACAACTGGCCGAAGCGCGCGAAGCGCTGGGCACGCCGCTGTTCGCGGGGCTGGCCGGAGATGTCGAGGTGAGCTTCGAATTCTTCCCGCCCAAGACCGAGAAGATGGAAGAAACGCTGTGGGACACGCTGACCACGCTCGCCCCGCTGGCGCCGAAATTCGTCTCGGTGACCTATGGCGCGGGCGGATCGACGCGCGAGCGCACCCATGCCACGGTCGCGCGCATCGCCGCCGAAACCGCCATCCCGGCCGCCGCGCACCTCACCTGTGTCGATGCGACGCGCGACGAGATCGACGCCATCGCGCAGAGCTATTGGGATGCGGGCGTGCGCCATATCGTCGCGCTGCGCGGTGATCCGCCGCGCGCGGGCGAGAAATTCTCGCCGCATCCGGGCGGCTATGCCAATGCAGCCGAGCTGGTCAAAGGCCTCAAGCAGGTCGCGCCGTTCGAGATTTCGGTGGCCGCCTATCCCGAAACGCACCCGGATGCCGATTGCGCCGACAGCGATATCGACAATCTGAAGCGCAAGATCGATGCCGGCGCGGACCAGGCGATCACCCAGTTCTTCTTCTCGCCCGAAGCGTTTTTCCGCTTCCGCGACGCCTATGCCAAGGCGGGCATCACCGCGCCGATCCTGCCGGGCATCTTGCCGGTCAGCAATGTCGCCACCACGCGCAAGATTGCGGGCGTGTGCGGCACCGAGATTCCGCAATGGATGAACGATCTGTTCGAAGGGCTGGACGATCATCCGACCACCCGCCAGCTCGTCGCTGCCACCGTGGCTGCCGAAATGTGCCGCCGCCTCTATTCGGGCGGCGTCCGCCACTTCCACTTCTATACCCTCAACCGCGCCGAGCTGAGCTTTGCGATCTGCCACCTGCTGGGCCTTCGCGCCCCCAAGGTCGCCGCCGCCCCGGTGCTTCAGGAGAATGCCGCGTGA
- a CDS encoding homocysteine S-methyltransferase family protein — MTPSEKLKSIAATRIMMLDGGYGTQIQAHRLEEADFRGGREFTHDQKGNNDILALTCPSVIAGIHRAYLDAGSDIIETNTFSANRISQADYGAEHLVREINIESARVAREQADAAEARDGKPRFVAGAIGPTNKTLSLSPDVNDPGYREVDFDMMRDVYREQCDALVEGGVDFILIETIFDTLNAKAAAMAARDAAEAAGREVPIMLSMTITDMAGRNLSGHTVEAFWHAVRHIKPLTVGLNCSFGADLLRPHLAALARQADTLVMAYPNAGLPNDLGQYDELPEHTAKLIGQWLEDGLINIVGGCCGTTPGHIGAIARAVASAPPRAIPTLPVQTRLSGLEPFTMAA, encoded by the coding sequence GTGACCCCGTCCGAGAAACTCAAGTCGATTGCCGCCACGCGCATCATGATGCTGGACGGCGGCTATGGCACGCAGATCCAGGCGCACCGGCTGGAAGAGGCCGATTTTCGCGGCGGACGCGAGTTTACCCATGACCAGAAGGGCAATAACGACATTCTCGCGCTGACCTGCCCCTCGGTCATCGCCGGGATCCACCGCGCCTATCTGGACGCAGGATCCGACATCATCGAGACCAACACCTTCAGCGCCAACCGCATCAGCCAGGCCGATTATGGCGCCGAGCATCTGGTGCGCGAGATCAACATCGAATCCGCCCGTGTCGCACGCGAGCAAGCCGATGCGGCAGAAGCCCGCGACGGCAAGCCACGTTTTGTCGCGGGCGCGATCGGCCCGACCAACAAGACGCTGTCGCTTTCGCCCGATGTCAACGATCCGGGCTATCGCGAAGTCGATTTCGACATGATGCGCGATGTCTATCGCGAACAGTGCGATGCGCTGGTCGAGGGCGGGGTCGATTTCATCCTCATCGAGACGATCTTCGACACGCTCAACGCCAAGGCTGCCGCGATGGCCGCACGCGATGCGGCAGAGGCTGCCGGTCGCGAGGTGCCGATCATGCTCAGCATGACGATCACCGACATGGCCGGCCGCAACCTCTCCGGCCATACCGTCGAGGCGTTCTGGCACGCGGTCCGGCACATCAAGCCGCTCACCGTGGGGCTCAACTGCTCGTTCGGCGCGGACCTGCTGCGTCCGCATCTGGCCGCGCTGGCACGCCAGGCCGATACGCTGGTCATGGCCTATCCCAATGCCGGCCTGCCCAACGACCTTGGCCAGTATGACGAGCTGCCCGAACATACCGCCAAGCTGATCGGCCAGTGGCTGGAAGACGGCCTGATCAACATCGTCGGCGGCTGCTGCGGCACCACGCCCGGCCATATCGGCGCGATCGCCCGCGCCGTGGCCAGCGCCCCGCCGCGCGCCATCCCGACGCTGCCGGTGCAGACCCGCCTGTCGGGCCTGGAACCGTTCACCATGGCGGCTTGA